A stretch of the Hyalangium minutum genome encodes the following:
- a CDS encoding methyltransferase domain-containing protein, with amino-acid sequence MSAYLMESEFESRRLAEQARALSVQHQLSTTGLKPGMKALDAGCGPGVITADMAGLVGAQGSVLGVDLHPQRLEEARAHCAALTHCSFLQGDVRKLALDSDSFDYVWCQYVIEYLRDPEVALAELLRVTRPGGRLVISEVDGLGLHNWPVPHGFEEDSRKFISAVSAAGFDFYMGRKVFHLFRRLGLEHIRVHMSPLWVVAGTADDRLVSDWRMRFTALEPIVAPAFGGKEAYWAFCQRYLALLSDPDALKYSVLLITEGQKR; translated from the coding sequence GTGAGCGCTTATTTGATGGAGTCCGAGTTCGAGTCCCGTCGGCTCGCCGAGCAGGCGAGGGCGCTCTCGGTGCAGCACCAGCTGAGCACCACGGGCCTGAAGCCCGGGATGAAGGCCCTGGATGCCGGCTGCGGACCTGGCGTCATTACCGCGGACATGGCTGGCCTGGTGGGTGCCCAGGGAAGCGTGCTGGGGGTGGACCTCCACCCTCAGCGGCTCGAGGAGGCGCGCGCACACTGCGCGGCTCTGACGCACTGCTCCTTTCTCCAGGGGGACGTCCGGAAGCTGGCACTCGACAGCGACAGCTTCGACTACGTCTGGTGTCAGTACGTCATCGAGTACCTGCGAGACCCCGAGGTGGCCCTGGCCGAGCTGCTCCGGGTCACCCGGCCCGGAGGGCGGTTGGTGATCTCCGAGGTGGATGGCCTGGGGCTGCACAACTGGCCCGTCCCTCACGGGTTCGAGGAGGACAGCCGGAAGTTCATCTCGGCGGTGAGCGCGGCCGGGTTCGACTTCTATATGGGCCGCAAGGTGTTTCACCTCTTCCGCCGGTTGGGCCTGGAACACATCCGCGTGCACATGTCCCCATTGTGGGTCGTCGCGGGCACCGCGGATGACCGCTTGGTCAGCGACTGGCGGATGCGCTTCACCGCCCTGGAGCCCATCGTGGCCCCTGCCTTCGGAGGCAAGGAGGCTTACTGGGCCTTCTGCCAGCGCTATCTGGCGCTTCTATCCGATCCAGACGCGTTGAAGTATTCTGTCCTCCTGATCACGGAAGGACAGAAGCGTTGA
- a CDS encoding ATP-binding protein, which produces MTEAIPGQPQQAVQVPDDAPELSVRSVAVLLLYFRKEYGEERLRQVWQKHHLGLSLDYVSTLTNFVSFQFLQRLVEVLVAETGDPDYSRKAGRLYATPEAVGYLFHVVRAFGNSRAVYLKLVELFPTLNRVAQVSIDSLSSHHMVISYQSKYPELSRHLCEGRMSQFASVPTIWDLPPAQVMELQCQVRGADCCRYELAWHEPVRGWRMGAGLLAGVAVGTGMGLLGLGPLPVLVPAIALGATSFGAWLDARQEVRRKDEYLAAQNEGLVQSLRDLERRYDEIFRSNLALEDRVAARTREITEANAKLEQALVTQKELTRLKSEFFDNVSHELRTPLTLILLSLESLLQRDPATIPGPVRNHLATMDRSAQRLLKLINNLLDLAQMEAGKTRLRYQPVELYGLLNSLLSPFKVMAEKKGIRLALEGEKVTAIHADVERIEIVFQNLISNALKFTQEGTVTVRIREDEAVVHVEVVDTGPGIAPQDIPVIFDRFAQADSTGTRRFGGTGIGLALVKETVDLHSGRIGVKSDVGKGSTFHVQLPKGTNHIREDLRDRRVVELPVRRDRRSYSGLSAVRPGAASEPAPSVLLDETAPPNAPRILVVEDDTEIRAFVTSVLRTEYRVTEAVNGEEGFARATRERPDLIVSDVMMPVMSGLQMLTQLRDVPDTADIPVILLTARQEVSEKVEGLGIGANDYLGKPFSPRELLARIEAQLRLRDAAVRAAENERLAATGLLTSGFAHEVRNPLNGLMNALLPLRDAVLGAQQDPATAQAMIEVIEECGTRIRYLAESLLSFVRTNDKPVPVHLDASLDSTLNVLGWRVPKEVVVERDYRCPVPVMGDPGSLNQVWVNLLDNALRAVGSSGHVKVSTEREGDMAVVAITDTGVGIKPEDMEKLFQPFFSTRAAGEGTGLGLALCRRIILRHGGTIRLVSEYGKGTRSEVRLPIQSSESLSAGVDRARRLA; this is translated from the coding sequence TTGACGGAGGCCATTCCAGGCCAGCCACAGCAAGCCGTGCAGGTGCCGGACGACGCTCCTGAGCTGAGCGTCCGTTCGGTGGCCGTGCTCTTGCTCTACTTCCGCAAGGAGTACGGTGAGGAGCGCCTGCGCCAGGTGTGGCAGAAGCACCACCTGGGGCTGTCGTTGGATTACGTCTCCACGCTGACGAACTTCGTCTCGTTTCAGTTCCTGCAGCGGCTGGTGGAAGTGCTCGTCGCGGAGACGGGCGATCCGGACTACAGCCGCAAGGCGGGCCGGCTCTACGCGACGCCGGAGGCCGTGGGTTACCTCTTCCACGTGGTGCGCGCCTTCGGCAACTCCCGGGCGGTGTACCTCAAGCTCGTCGAGCTGTTCCCCACGCTGAACCGCGTGGCCCAGGTCTCCATCGACTCGCTGTCGAGTCACCACATGGTGATCTCGTACCAGAGCAAGTATCCCGAGCTGAGCCGGCACCTGTGTGAGGGACGCATGTCCCAGTTCGCCTCCGTGCCCACCATCTGGGATCTGCCTCCGGCGCAGGTGATGGAGCTGCAGTGCCAGGTCCGTGGCGCGGACTGCTGCCGCTACGAGCTGGCTTGGCACGAGCCAGTGCGCGGCTGGCGCATGGGCGCGGGCCTGCTGGCCGGTGTGGCGGTGGGCACGGGAATGGGCCTGCTGGGGCTGGGGCCGCTGCCGGTGCTGGTGCCCGCCATTGCGCTGGGCGCCACCTCGTTCGGGGCCTGGCTCGATGCGCGCCAAGAGGTGCGCCGCAAGGACGAGTATCTGGCGGCCCAGAACGAGGGCCTCGTCCAGTCGCTGCGCGACCTGGAGCGCCGCTACGACGAGATCTTCCGCAGCAACCTGGCCCTCGAGGATCGCGTCGCCGCGCGCACGCGTGAAATCACCGAGGCCAACGCCAAGCTGGAGCAGGCGCTCGTCACCCAGAAGGAGCTGACCCGGCTCAAGAGCGAGTTCTTCGACAACGTGAGCCACGAGCTGCGCACGCCGCTCACGCTCATCCTCCTGTCGCTCGAGTCGCTGCTGCAGCGCGATCCGGCCACCATCCCCGGCCCCGTGCGCAACCACCTGGCGACGATGGACCGCAGCGCCCAGCGCCTGCTCAAGCTCATCAACAACCTGCTGGATCTGGCGCAGATGGAGGCCGGTAAGACGCGGCTGCGCTACCAGCCGGTGGAGCTCTATGGCCTGCTGAACTCGCTGCTGTCGCCGTTCAAGGTGATGGCGGAGAAGAAGGGCATCCGGCTGGCGCTGGAGGGCGAGAAGGTCACCGCCATCCACGCGGACGTGGAGCGCATCGAGATCGTCTTCCAGAACCTCATCTCCAACGCGCTCAAGTTCACCCAGGAGGGCACGGTCACCGTGCGCATCCGGGAGGACGAGGCCGTCGTGCATGTGGAGGTGGTGGACACCGGCCCCGGCATCGCGCCCCAGGACATCCCCGTCATCTTCGACCGCTTCGCCCAGGCGGACTCCACGGGCACGCGGCGCTTCGGCGGCACGGGCATCGGACTGGCGCTGGTGAAGGAGACGGTGGATCTGCACTCGGGCCGCATCGGCGTGAAGAGCGATGTGGGCAAGGGCTCCACCTTCCACGTCCAGCTCCCCAAGGGCACCAACCACATCCGCGAGGACCTCCGGGATCGCCGCGTCGTGGAGCTGCCCGTCCGCCGTGATCGCCGCTCCTACTCGGGCCTTTCTGCTGTCCGCCCAGGGGCGGCCTCCGAGCCGGCCCCGTCGGTGCTGCTCGATGAGACGGCGCCGCCCAATGCCCCGCGCATCCTCGTGGTGGAGGACGACACGGAGATCCGCGCCTTCGTCACCAGTGTGCTCCGCACCGAGTACCGCGTGACGGAGGCTGTGAACGGCGAGGAGGGCTTCGCTCGCGCCACCCGGGAGCGGCCGGATCTGATCGTCTCGGACGTGATGATGCCGGTCATGTCCGGTCTGCAGATGCTGACCCAGCTCCGGGACGTGCCGGACACGGCGGACATTCCCGTCATCCTCCTCACCGCTCGCCAGGAGGTCTCCGAGAAAGTTGAGGGCCTGGGCATCGGTGCGAACGACTATCTGGGCAAGCCGTTCTCTCCTCGCGAGCTGCTGGCCCGCATCGAGGCCCAGCTGCGCCTGAGGGATGCCGCTGTGCGCGCCGCCGAGAACGAGCGGCTGGCGGCGACCGGTCTGCTGACTTCTGGCTTCGCCCACGAGGTGCGCAACCCGCTCAACGGGTTGATGAACGCGCTGCTGCCCCTGCGCGATGCCGTGCTGGGCGCGCAGCAGGACCCCGCCACGGCGCAGGCGATGATCGAGGTCATCGAGGAGTGTGGCACGCGCATCCGCTATCTGGCGGAGTCGCTGTTGTCCTTTGTGCGCACCAATGACAAGCCGGTGCCGGTGCACCTGGATGCCTCGCTGGACTCCACGCTCAATGTGCTGGGGTGGAGGGTGCCCAAGGAAGTGGTGGTCGAGCGCGACTACCGCTGCCCCGTGCCCGTCATGGGCGATCCGGGCTCGCTCAATCAGGTGTGGGTGAACCTGTTGGACAACGCGCTGCGCGCGGTGGGCTCCTCGGGCCACGTGAAGGTGTCCACCGAGCGGGAGGGCGATATGGCCGTGGTGGCCATCACCGACACGGGCGTGGGCATCAAGCCCGAGGACATGGAGAAGCTCTTCCAGCCGTTCTTCTCCACGCGCGCGGCGGGCGAGGGCACCGGCCTGGGCCTGGCGCTCTGCCGGCGCATCATCCTGCGCCACGGCGGCACCATCCGCCTCGTCAGCGAGTACGGCAAGGGCACCCGCAGCGAGGTGCGCTTGCCCATCCAGAGCAGCGAGAGCCTGTCGGCTGGAGTGGATCGGGCCCGCAGGCTCGCTTGA